A stretch of Alkalicella caledoniensis DNA encodes these proteins:
- a CDS encoding pyridoxal phosphate-dependent aminotransferase, producing MNFHGGNIYSYKNDRLIDFSSNINPLGVPKSFEIKLVQNISDFTRYPDIQYLELRAAIAKYLKIDNVESIIVGNGAVEIIYKTISVLDVEKVVIVVPTFSEYKRAAEIEKIPVEEVNAYLENGCLDLTCLHRSISENSLMVLCNPNNPTGTLTNLDSMMDLALTLKAKNSYLLVDEAFIEFTEGYPRNSMIYQIDKLPNVIVVRAVTKFFGMPGIRLGYTVINDGDLAKKISNKMEPWNINTAAVIAGLSVLDDQAYIIESNQWIARERRYLYDELKEIPGLNVLPTQANFILLKSDKLSAKEIKKWLLERDVLIRTPEGFTGLTPYHFRIAIKDRKANSKLAGLLKELFI from the coding sequence ATGAATTTCCATGGAGGAAATATATATAGCTATAAAAATGACAGACTTATAGATTTTAGCTCCAACATAAATCCACTGGGTGTGCCCAAGAGCTTTGAAATTAAATTAGTACAAAATATATCAGATTTTACCCGTTATCCCGATATCCAATACCTTGAGTTAAGGGCTGCCATTGCAAAATACTTAAAAATAGACAATGTGGAATCTATAATTGTGGGAAATGGCGCAGTTGAAATAATATACAAGACTATTTCAGTACTAGATGTGGAGAAAGTAGTTATCGTTGTACCTACCTTCTCAGAATATAAACGGGCTGCTGAAATTGAAAAAATCCCTGTGGAGGAGGTGAATGCTTATTTAGAAAACGGATGTTTAGACTTGACATGTTTACATAGGAGTATATCAGAGAATTCACTGATGGTGTTATGTAACCCAAACAATCCAACGGGTACATTAACAAACCTAGATTCAATGATGGATCTCGCTTTAACACTTAAGGCTAAAAATAGCTACCTTCTAGTTGATGAAGCATTTATAGAATTTACAGAGGGTTACCCTAGAAATAGTATGATTTACCAGATAGACAAACTGCCAAATGTAATAGTTGTGCGTGCTGTTACGAAATTTTTCGGTATGCCGGGTATACGATTAGGATATACCGTTATAAATGATGGAGATCTGGCTAAGAAAATAAGCAATAAAATGGAGCCGTGGAATATTAATACAGCTGCAGTTATAGCAGGGCTAAGTGTTTTAGATGACCAAGCCTATATTATTGAATCAAACCAATGGATAGCAAGAGAAAGAAGATATCTCTATGATGAGTTAAAAGAAATCCCAGGATTAAATGTATTACCAACACAAGCAAATTTCATATTGCTAAAGTCAGATAAGTTATCTGCCAAGGAAATAAAGAAATGGCTATTGGAAAGGGATGTTTTAATCCGAACACCTGAAGGTTTCACTGGACTAACCCCATACCATTTCAGAATTGCAATCAAAGATAGAAAAGCTAACAGTAAGCTGGCGGGTTTATTAAAGGAGTTATTTATTTAA
- the cbiB gene encoding adenosylcobinamide-phosphate synthase CbiB produces MISILTAFTMDMILGDPYWFPHPVRIIGIFVTSMEKLIRKVFMYPKGLKLGGVILALSTVFITFATVALTLHYSKKVHTYLFWGINIIFLWTSIAPKTLKVESIKVYKALKENDISNARILLSYIVGRDTTSLNDSEIAKAAVETVAENTSDGVIAPLIYMFLGGAPLALAYKAINTLDSMVGYKNEKYMHLGWASAKLDDIANYIPARITGILIIMSSAILGLDTQRSFLILKRDHLKHSSPNAGYPEAATAGALNIQLGGANYYHGKLVDKPTIGDDTKEISHEDIKKVNSLMYTSAFLTLMIFLVISILVK; encoded by the coding sequence ATGATTAGTATATTAACGGCATTTACAATGGATATGATTTTAGGTGACCCTTATTGGTTTCCCCATCCAGTTAGAATAATTGGCATTTTCGTCACTTCCATGGAGAAGCTTATACGAAAAGTATTTATGTACCCTAAAGGATTAAAGCTTGGCGGGGTTATTTTAGCACTATCCACTGTTTTTATTACGTTTGCTACAGTGGCATTGACACTTCATTATTCAAAAAAAGTACATACCTATCTATTTTGGGGAATTAACATAATCTTTCTTTGGACAAGCATTGCCCCTAAAACATTAAAAGTGGAGAGTATAAAGGTGTATAAGGCACTAAAAGAAAATGATATCTCTAATGCTAGAATCCTACTGTCTTATATTGTGGGGAGAGATACAACTAGCCTTAATGATAGTGAAATAGCAAAGGCAGCTGTTGAAACAGTGGCAGAAAACACCTCCGACGGTGTAATAGCCCCCTTGATTTACATGTTTTTAGGTGGAGCACCTTTAGCCTTAGCATATAAAGCTATAAATACCCTAGATTCCATGGTGGGTTACAAAAACGAAAAATACATGCACCTCGGATGGGCATCAGCAAAGTTAGATGATATAGCAAACTATATACCTGCAAGAATCACAGGGATATTAATAATCATGTCGTCAGCAATACTTGGCCTGGACACACAAAGAAGTTTCCTAATACTTAAAAGAGACCATTTAAAACACAGCAGTCCAAATGCAGGTTACCCTGAGGCTGCCACCGCAGGAGCTTTAAATATTCAGCTAGGCGGAGCTAACTATTATCATGGAAAACTTGTTGATAAACCAACAATTGGAGATGACACTAAAGAAATTTCCCATGAAGACATTAAGAAGGTAAACAGTCTTATGTATACATCGGCTTTTCTAACACTAATGATATTTTTGGTAATCTCTATACTGGTTAAATAG
- a CDS encoding cobyric acid synthase: MIQGTASSVGKSILCTALCRILTQDGYNVSPFKSQNMSLNSYITHEGYEMGRAQVMQAEACGKVPKVEMNPILLKPTTDRKSQVILKGVVAENMDAPEYFKYKPRLREMVKSIYYSLLDNNDIIVIEGAGSPAEINLKSDDIVNMGMAKMASSPVILVADIDRGGVFASIYGTIMLLDEDERSMIKGIIINKFRGSVELLKPGLKQIEELVNIPVLGVIPYFNLNLEDEDSVTNWSQYSDNPMGDLDIAILKLPKISNFTDFNALRMHNDVKLRFVDIDKPMALGNPDMIIIPGSKNTIEDLEAIKKTGIDKEILKANKNGSNLFGICGGFQMLGQEILDLEGVESTTNRIDGLALLPVITEFQKSKATTLSQGTDCIFNTRVKGYEIHMGRTKNLNDMKPLIRIKERTGLNSPGENDGAVNGDLTIFGTYLHGIFDNAEFTRNLLNNVRKNRDKEIVDIVVQDFWDHKEQEFDKLADIVRDNLDMEAVYKILEEGIND, encoded by the coding sequence ATGATACAAGGTACTGCATCATCCGTGGGAAAAAGTATCCTCTGTACAGCCCTTTGCAGGATATTAACACAAGATGGATACAATGTTTCGCCCTTTAAATCACAAAATATGTCCCTAAATTCCTATATAACCCATGAGGGTTATGAGATGGGGAGAGCCCAGGTAATGCAAGCTGAGGCATGTGGGAAAGTACCTAAGGTGGAGATGAATCCCATTTTACTAAAGCCAACTACAGACAGAAAGTCCCAGGTAATATTAAAAGGCGTTGTTGCAGAAAACATGGATGCTCCAGAGTATTTTAAATATAAACCGAGACTTAGAGAAATGGTTAAATCCATTTATTATAGTCTTTTAGATAATAACGATATTATTGTGATTGAAGGTGCTGGAAGCCCCGCTGAGATTAACTTAAAAAGTGATGATATTGTAAACATGGGTATGGCAAAAATGGCCAGTTCACCAGTAATTTTGGTGGCGGATATAGATAGGGGTGGTGTTTTTGCTTCTATCTATGGAACTATAATGCTCCTTGATGAAGATGAAAGGAGTATGATTAAAGGAATTATAATTAATAAATTTCGCGGTAGTGTTGAACTATTAAAACCAGGGCTCAAACAAATAGAGGAACTAGTAAATATTCCTGTTCTTGGTGTAATACCTTATTTCAATTTAAATCTTGAAGATGAAGACAGCGTTACAAACTGGAGTCAGTACAGTGACAACCCAATGGGAGATTTAGATATAGCTATACTAAAGCTTCCTAAAATATCTAATTTTACGGATTTTAATGCTTTGAGAATGCATAATGATGTGAAACTGAGATTTGTGGATATAGACAAACCTATGGCCTTGGGTAACCCCGACATGATAATAATACCTGGAAGTAAAAACACCATAGAAGACCTAGAAGCAATCAAAAAAACTGGAATTGATAAAGAAATTTTGAAAGCCAACAAAAATGGTAGCAACCTCTTTGGTATATGCGGGGGATTTCAAATGCTAGGTCAAGAGATTCTAGATCTAGAAGGTGTGGAGTCGACCACTAACAGGATTGATGGTTTAGCATTATTGCCTGTAATTACAGAGTTCCAAAAGAGTAAAGCAACAACCCTATCCCAGGGGACTGATTGCATATTCAATACCAGAGTAAAAGGATATGAAATTCATATGGGTAGAACAAAGAATCTAAATGACATGAAACCACTGATTAGAATAAAAGAAAGGACTGGCTTGAACTCCCCAGGTGAAAATGATGGGGCAGTCAACGGTGACCTAACAATATTTGGAACTTATCTACATGGAATCTTTGATAATGCAGAGTTTACCAGGAATCTACTTAACAATGTGAGAAAGAACAGGGATAAGGAAATTGTGGACATAGTGGTTCAAGATTTCTGGGATCACAAAGAACAGGAATTTGACAAACTAGCTGACATCGTTCGGGATAATTTAGATATGGAAGCTGTTTACAAAATACTAGAGGAAGGTATTAATGATTAG
- the cobC gene encoding alpha-ribazole phosphatase has translation MTLLYLVRHGETVLNQEKVYYGRTDCLLNNRGLEQGDNLKNSLSEHSFEFIISSPLQRCVQTAQIISGSEQEILLDHNLVEIDFGLWEGLHHKEISKKFPKQWKDWNEDWQTTPPPGGESFIDMYSRVKKSIYKILSYNDGKKILLVSHKGCLQLITSILLTGSHHLFWNFTFEHGKYSVLELKDGHCTIKSLNCC, from the coding sequence ATGACTCTACTTTATCTAGTAAGGCATGGGGAAACTGTCCTAAACCAAGAGAAGGTATACTATGGTAGAACTGATTGCCTTCTAAACAATAGGGGATTAGAGCAGGGAGATAACTTGAAGAATAGTCTATCAGAGCATAGTTTCGAATTCATTATATCAAGCCCACTGCAAAGGTGTGTTCAAACAGCTCAAATTATATCAGGTAGTGAACAGGAAATACTTTTAGACCATAACCTAGTTGAAATAGACTTTGGTTTATGGGAAGGACTACACCATAAGGAAATTTCTAAAAAATTTCCAAAACAGTGGAAGGATTGGAACGAAGACTGGCAAACTACTCCACCCCCTGGGGGGGAGAGCTTTATAGACATGTACAGTAGGGTTAAAAAAAGTATTTATAAGATACTATCTTACAATGACGGTAAAAAAATTCTACTTGTTTCTCATAAAGGATGTCTCCAGCTAATAACTTCTATTTTGTTAACAGGTAGTCACCACTTGTTTTGGAATTTTACCTTTGAACATGGTAAATACAGTGTGTTAGAGCTAAAGGATGGTCACTGTACTATTAAGAGTTTAAACTGTTGTTGA
- the cobS gene encoding adenosylcobinamide-GDP ribazoletransferase → MKIFLLMLQFFTRIPINKAIDIKEGDFPKGIIYFPFIGLVVGSINALFFFLSSKLFEGIIPIILVLISNAFITGALHLDGFADTCDGIFSARKREKMLEIMRDSRIGTNGMLGLFFLLILKIAFLEAMPREIILVAIVLLPTIGRTAMAITLFGAKYAREGEGLGDLFIGKTNLMGTTMTVVIALMLCFGLFNLYGVISLLLVLLLGYIARHFFIKQLGGLTGDLLGAINEICEIVALPIILWIYHWGLLS, encoded by the coding sequence ATGAAGATATTTCTTTTGATGTTACAGTTTTTTACACGAATCCCCATAAACAAAGCCATTGATATCAAAGAGGGGGATTTCCCTAAGGGGATTATATATTTTCCATTTATAGGCCTTGTGGTAGGGTCTATAAACGCCTTGTTCTTTTTTTTAAGTTCGAAGCTGTTTGAAGGGATAATACCAATAATCTTAGTATTGATTTCCAATGCCTTTATCACAGGGGCATTGCACTTAGATGGATTCGCAGATACCTGTGACGGTATCTTCTCAGCAAGAAAAAGAGAAAAAATGTTGGAAATCATGCGGGATAGTCGAATAGGTACAAATGGCATGCTGGGCTTATTTTTCTTACTTATTTTAAAGATTGCTTTTTTAGAGGCCATGCCAAGGGAAATAATTCTAGTAGCAATAGTCCTACTACCAACCATTGGTAGAACTGCCATGGCTATAACATTATTTGGAGCTAAGTATGCCAGGGAAGGTGAAGGGCTAGGAGACCTTTTTATTGGTAAAACCAACCTAATGGGTACGACCATGACCGTGGTTATTGCCTTAATGCTGTGTTTTGGATTATTTAATTTGTACGGTGTCATAAGCTTGCTATTAGTATTGCTCTTAGGGTACATAGCCCGTCATTTTTTTATTAAACAATTGGGTGGACTAACTGGCGATTTACTAGGAGCCATAAATGAAATATGCGAAATAGTAGCTCTGCCCATCATTTTGTGGATATACCATTGGGGCCTGTTGTCATGA
- the cobU gene encoding bifunctional adenosylcobinamide kinase/adenosylcobinamide-phosphate guanylyltransferase: MGKITVVTGGARSGKSSYAEQIAKGIGLDEKVLYIATAIAFDEEMQDRVNKHKEARPKHWDTYEGFENLHDIILEKGDKYNTILLDCITVMITNIMFNNGKFDEDNITQEVLDEIESSITDQLEKLLASANEKNTHLIMVTNEVGSSVVPEAKLARVFRDLAGRANQLIAKGAHEVYLLVSGIPVKIK; the protein is encoded by the coding sequence ATGGGGAAGATTACTGTAGTGACGGGCGGTGCTCGAAGTGGAAAGAGCAGCTATGCAGAACAAATAGCAAAGGGCATAGGCCTAGATGAAAAAGTCCTTTATATAGCCACTGCCATTGCCTTTGATGAAGAGATGCAAGATAGGGTTAATAAGCATAAAGAAGCTAGACCCAAACATTGGGATACATATGAAGGCTTTGAGAACCTCCATGACATAATTCTTGAAAAGGGAGATAAATATAACACTATTTTGCTTGACTGTATAACTGTTATGATTACAAATATCATGTTTAACAACGGAAAATTTGACGAAGATAACATAACACAGGAAGTGTTAGATGAAATTGAAAGTTCTATTACCGATCAACTTGAAAAGCTATTGGCATCAGCCAATGAGAAAAACACACACCTTATTATGGTAACAAATGAGGTTGGAAGCTCAGTTGTACCTGAAGCTAAGCTGGCCCGTGTATTTCGGGACTTGGCGGGTAGGGCCAATCAACTAATAGCTAAAGGGGCCCATGAAGTATATCTGCTAGTTTCCGGGATTCCAGTAAAAATTAAGTGA
- a CDS encoding AIR synthase related protein → MRGRKFRDLTLVPINDYDLLVISCDSSGGIGNKENDLVKVPPSLVGYYTAHVALCELLAIGAKPVTLINTLSVEMDDAGKEILKGIKRAISLMEEQEELLVTGTTEENIPVSQTAMGLTVIGTVNKKTWQLPKTNKGSLAVVVGLPKVGEEVSLDKGKETLSIPILNMLAKNDKVQEILPVGSKGILYEIEEMAGSNNLSYILENQIPIDLKKSAGPATCAIFSVSDQYLNEVCKDIPIPFNILGRFI, encoded by the coding sequence GTGAGAGGAAGAAAATTTAGAGATCTGACCTTAGTACCAATAAACGACTATGATCTTTTGGTTATTTCCTGTGATTCATCTGGGGGAATTGGAAATAAGGAAAATGATTTAGTCAAAGTTCCACCTAGTTTAGTTGGGTACTATACCGCCCATGTGGCATTGTGTGAATTGCTGGCCATAGGTGCCAAGCCAGTTACGTTGATAAACACATTGTCTGTGGAGATGGATGATGCAGGCAAGGAGATACTTAAAGGAATAAAAAGGGCCATAAGCCTTATGGAAGAACAAGAAGAATTACTTGTAACGGGAACTACTGAAGAAAATATTCCTGTCTCACAAACTGCCATGGGCTTAACTGTTATAGGTACAGTAAACAAAAAGACTTGGCAATTACCCAAAACTAATAAAGGTTCCCTAGCAGTTGTAGTTGGTTTACCCAAAGTAGGTGAAGAAGTATCTTTGGATAAAGGGAAGGAAACCTTATCCATACCAATTTTAAACATGTTAGCTAAGAATGATAAAGTACAAGAAATTTTACCAGTTGGATCTAAAGGTATACTATATGAAATTGAGGAAATGGCAGGCTCTAACAACCTATCTTACATTTTAGAGAATCAAATACCAATTGATTTAAAAAAATCTGCTGGTCCTGCAACATGTGCCATATTTTCAGTCTCAGATCAATATTTAAATGAGGTTTGTAAAGATATACCTATACCCTTTAATATACTTGGAAGGTTCATCTAG
- a CDS encoding ECF transporter S component gives MKNAVVTSKNSVTQMTYCAIFVGLSYIGALLKIQGSIAFDSMPAYFAAILLGPSLGAVVGVLGHLLTAITSGFPMTLPMHLIIASIMGVTVFLFGWVYKRSNYILASITAIIFNGPVSTLLAAYFSTLLAMQFSGWTLFYAMVIPLTLASAANVILAVILHKAMGKRL, from the coding sequence ATGAAAAATGCTGTAGTAACTTCAAAAAATAGTGTTACCCAAATGACATACTGTGCAATATTTGTTGGATTATCTTACATAGGGGCGTTGCTTAAGATACAAGGTAGTATAGCTTTTGACTCCATGCCAGCTTACTTTGCAGCTATCCTTCTAGGGCCTAGCTTAGGTGCTGTGGTAGGGGTTTTAGGTCATTTGCTTACTGCTATCACAAGCGGGTTTCCAATGACTTTGCCAATGCACTTGATCATTGCTTCCATTATGGGAGTAACAGTGTTCTTATTCGGATGGGTATATAAAAGATCTAATTATATATTAGCAAGTATCACGGCTATTATATTTAATGGACCAGTGTCTACTCTTTTAGCAGCGTATTTCAGTACATTGCTGGCAATGCAATTTAGTGGATGGACACTTTTTTACGCTATGGTAATTCCCCTTACACTGGCATCTGCTGCAAATGTTATATTGGCAGTTATACTACATAAAGCCATGGGCAAAAGGCTATAA
- a CDS encoding cobyrinate a,c-diamide synthase, producing MDRVIIAGTSSGVGKTTISLGIMAALTKRGVRIAPFKVGPDYIDPGFHSFVTNVPSKNLDSWMLTSETVKFLFLNGIKNKDMGIIEGVMGLYDGFGSIKDQGSTAHISKILKTPVILVIDASAMSTSAAAIVLGFKHYDRDVDIKGIIVNKVAGKAHYEMIKEVIERDVKIPCIGFLPSSLNITLKSRHLGLIPPEEIPSLREKVNQLAVEIEKYIDLDLLLDISKAGGKLDDSIKIVSDQLQTYGDNLTIGVAKDKAFSFYYEDNLELLRKLGVNLVYFSPLRDKNVPKGLDGIYLGGGFPEVFAKELKENKEFRDSLKNELEAGMPTYAECGGLIYLSKGIEDLSGNFNDMVDFFPIKTKMNKTLQRFGYTEVTTKTGVSIKGHEFHRSSIESHSIPSYFYHCKKTNNKGEQVKMWECGLVKKKTLAGYPHIHFYSNLDFLKMLLETCQKKKKGVV from the coding sequence ATGGATAGGGTAATAATAGCAGGCACTTCAAGTGGTGTTGGAAAAACCACAATCAGCCTTGGGATAATGGCAGCCTTAACTAAAAGAGGGGTAAGAATCGCTCCTTTTAAAGTGGGTCCAGACTACATTGACCCTGGTTTTCATTCCTTTGTTACAAATGTACCGTCGAAGAACTTAGATAGCTGGATGCTTACTTCTGAAACTGTGAAATTCCTCTTTCTAAATGGAATCAAAAACAAAGATATGGGAATTATTGAAGGTGTTATGGGTCTATATGATGGATTCGGAAGCATAAAGGACCAGGGAAGCACAGCACACATATCTAAGATTTTAAAAACACCTGTGATACTAGTGATAGATGCCAGTGCCATGTCAACAAGTGCTGCAGCTATTGTGTTGGGGTTTAAACACTATGATAGAGATGTTGATATAAAAGGTATCATTGTAAACAAGGTGGCTGGAAAAGCCCATTATGAAATGATAAAGGAAGTCATAGAGAGGGATGTAAAAATCCCATGCATAGGATTTTTACCATCGTCCCTTAATATTACCCTTAAAAGCAGACACTTAGGTCTTATACCTCCAGAAGAGATTCCAAGCCTAAGGGAAAAAGTAAATCAGCTGGCAGTTGAAATAGAAAAATATATAGACTTAGATCTTTTGCTAGATATCTCAAAAGCAGGTGGCAAACTTGATGATAGTATTAAAATTGTCAGTGATCAACTACAAACCTATGGTGATAACCTAACAATAGGTGTTGCTAAGGATAAGGCTTTCAGCTTTTACTATGAAGACAATTTGGAACTATTAAGGAAGCTGGGAGTCAACTTAGTTTACTTTAGCCCTCTAAGGGATAAAAATGTTCCTAAAGGGTTAGATGGTATCTATCTTGGAGGGGGATTCCCAGAGGTTTTTGCAAAGGAACTTAAGGAAAATAAAGAGTTTAGAGACTCCCTGAAAAATGAACTTGAAGCAGGAATGCCAACATATGCAGAATGTGGCGGTCTAATTTATCTATCCAAAGGTATAGAAGATTTAAGTGGAAACTTTAATGATATGGTTGACTTCTTCCCAATAAAAACAAAGATGAATAAAACCCTACAACGTTTTGGATATACTGAGGTAACTACAAAAACAGGTGTATCTATAAAAGGACATGAATTTCATCGTTCTAGTATAGAAAGTCATAGTATTCCCAGTTACTTTTACCACTGTAAGAAAACAAATAACAAAGGGGAACAGGTGAAAATGTGGGAATGTGGGCTTGTAAAGAAGAAAACCCTAGCAGGTTATCCACACATTCACTTTTATAGCAATTTAGATTTTCTAAAAATGTTATTAGAAACATGTCAAAAAAAGAAAAAAGGAGTGGTATAA
- a CDS encoding M3 family oligoendopeptidase, which yields MNMRWSLDSLYPGFESQEFANDFARLDDETTKIKQWTAEKLVNNENATEKLEEIIVLNTQYRKLFSRLFAFSSLSSSTDARDETALGYLEKLQVKSTELKAAQVQFEKWLGGLEKLAEIIEGSEVLKEHKFYLEEIAQGNKYLLSEKEEVLLAKMTATGSQAWSKLQDKVSSTLLVDINVNGEKKSLPLPVVRNMAHSKDPEVRKTAFDAEIASYKKIEEASAAALNGIKGEVITVAKVRGFKSPLEKTLIDSRMDQDTLDAMLTAMKESLPSFHKYFRRKGEMLGHNNGLPFYELFAPVGEVNMEYSYDEARAFIVKQFKTFSDRLADFTDEVFEKQWIDAEIRDGKRGGAFCSNLQTIKESRILTNYSGSLGSVTTLAHELGHAYHGYCLNDESILNTSYPMPLAETASIFNEAIVMNAALKQANDVEKLTILEDQISSAGQVIVDILSRYLFETELFKIREDHSLSVNELKEIMLEAQKQAYGSGLDHDQLHPYMWLNKPHYYSAGRNFYNFPYAFGLLFAKGLYAEYLKRGEEFVGLYDQLLSVTGKMTIKEVAATIGIDVTTPDFWRSSLKLIEEDIEEFIKLSK from the coding sequence ATGAACATGCGTTGGAGTTTAGATTCTCTTTATCCAGGCTTTGAATCACAAGAATTTGCCAATGATTTTGCTAGACTTGATGATGAGACAACAAAAATTAAACAATGGACTGCTGAGAAGTTAGTCAACAACGAAAATGCCACAGAAAAACTAGAAGAAATAATTGTGCTCAATACACAGTACAGAAAATTATTTTCTAGGTTATTCGCCTTTAGTTCTTTATCTTCTAGTACAGATGCAAGGGACGAGACAGCACTTGGCTATCTAGAGAAACTTCAAGTTAAATCAACAGAGCTTAAAGCTGCACAAGTTCAATTTGAAAAGTGGCTGGGGGGACTAGAAAAATTAGCTGAAATCATAGAGGGCTCTGAAGTACTTAAGGAACATAAATTCTACTTAGAAGAGATAGCTCAAGGTAACAAATATTTATTAAGTGAAAAAGAAGAAGTGCTACTTGCAAAAATGACTGCCACTGGCTCACAAGCCTGGTCAAAATTACAAGACAAGGTATCTTCAACTTTATTGGTTGATATCAACGTAAATGGTGAAAAAAAGAGTCTGCCTTTACCTGTAGTAAGAAACATGGCCCATAGCAAAGACCCTGAAGTCAGAAAAACAGCTTTTGATGCTGAAATTGCTTCCTACAAAAAAATAGAAGAAGCATCTGCAGCGGCACTTAACGGTATCAAAGGTGAAGTCATAACCGTTGCAAAAGTTAGAGGTTTTAAATCTCCACTGGAAAAAACCCTTATTGATTCCCGTATGGATCAAGACACACTAGATGCTATGCTAACGGCCATGAAAGAGAGCTTACCAAGCTTCCATAAATATTTCCGCAGAAAAGGTGAAATGCTAGGACATAATAATGGATTGCCATTTTATGAGTTATTTGCCCCAGTGGGTGAAGTAAACATGGAGTATAGCTATGATGAAGCAAGGGCCTTTATAGTTAAACAATTTAAGACTTTCAGTGATAGATTAGCTGACTTCACTGATGAAGTATTCGAAAAACAATGGATAGATGCTGAGATAAGAGATGGTAAGAGGGGTGGTGCTTTCTGCAGTAATCTACAGACTATCAAGGAAAGTAGAATTCTTACTAACTATTCCGGTAGTCTTGGTAGTGTAACCACCTTGGCCCACGAATTAGGCCATGCGTACCATGGATACTGTCTAAATGATGAAAGCATACTAAACACCAGTTATCCCATGCCATTAGCTGAGACTGCTTCAATTTTTAATGAAGCAATTGTAATGAATGCAGCCCTAAAACAGGCTAATGACGTAGAGAAACTTACTATTTTAGAAGATCAAATTTCCTCAGCAGGGCAGGTTATTGTGGATATCTTAAGTAGATACTTGTTCGAAACAGAGTTATTTAAAATAAGGGAAGACCATTCCCTTTCTGTAAATGAGCTAAAGGAGATTATGCTAGAAGCTCAAAAACAAGCCTATGGCAGTGGATTAGACCATGATCAATTACATCCATACATGTGGTTGAACAAGCCACATTATTACTCTGCCGGTAGAAATTTCTACAACTTCCCATATGCATTCGGATTACTGTTTGCAAAAGGCTTATATGCTGAGTATCTGAAGCGCGGGGAAGAATTTGTTGGACTATATGATCAACTGCTTTCAGTAACAGGAAAAATGACCATCAAAGAAGTAGCTGCAACAATAGGCATTGACGTAACAACTCCAGACTTTTGGAGAAGTTCCCTGAAGCTTATTGAAGAGGATATTGAAGAGTTTATAAAGCTTAGTAAATAA
- the thiE gene encoding thiamine phosphate synthase, producing MNNKIDFSVYLVTDRNALKGKDLLASLEEAIAGGVGMVQLREKDMSSLEFYNMAIKVKELTDRHDIPLIINDRIDIALTVGAAGVHLGQKDIPMAEARKILGDEKIIGISARTIKEAKLAEKQGASYLGVGAMFPTSTKEDTVSVSLDLLKEIKRSVNIPVVGIGGINLENIEKLEGTGIDGVAVVSAILSANDVKKAAQELKKNLVK from the coding sequence ATGAATAATAAAATCGATTTCTCAGTGTACCTAGTAACAGATAGAAACGCCCTTAAAGGCAAAGACCTTCTAGCATCCCTAGAGGAAGCCATCGCAGGGGGAGTTGGTATGGTTCAATTAAGGGAGAAAGATATGTCTTCCTTGGAATTTTACAACATGGCCATTAAAGTTAAAGAACTTACAGATAGACATGATATTCCTCTAATCATAAATGACAGAATTGACATAGCTTTAACTGTTGGTGCCGCAGGTGTTCACCTAGGACAAAAGGATATCCCTATGGCTGAAGCAAGAAAAATTTTAGGAGATGAGAAAATCATCGGCATATCCGCACGAACGATAAAGGAAGCAAAGCTAGCTGAGAAGCAAGGAGCCAGTTATCTAGGAGTAGGGGCCATGTTCCCAACAAGTACAAAAGAAGATACAGTTAGTGTATCCCTTGATTTGCTAAAAGAGATAAAAAGGAGTGTGAACATCCCCGTTGTAGGGATAGGTGGAATAAATCTTGAAAACATTGAAAAGCTAGAGGGCACGGGAATCGATGGTGTAGCAGTGGTTTCCGCTATATTGTCAGCTAATGATGTGAAAAAGGCTGCACAGGAACTTAAAAAAAATCTTGTGAAATAA